The following are encoded together in the Panicum virgatum strain AP13 chromosome 6K, P.virgatum_v5, whole genome shotgun sequence genome:
- the LOC120712678 gene encoding uncharacterized protein LOC120712678 isoform X4, with translation MAIAVASQPRHLPLGAGAEPRCAARIRSLMAQRVCVCSTSKVYTLEKVYGFRFVCRSIVDLKSQKFQPRISKRNCHLRSSTLECDRTIHSARWLEFRRQKGVFQRTRRILHIIPLASNEDGNSVSVNGAPQVGSASSMEEIRLKLNKAFQTEDISNGLVQSIHDAARSIELAFTEHSKSSKGSWFPKTWMGVDNNAWIKSLSYKAAVDSLLQAVIDVSSRGNGRDRDINVFVQRSLSRLLTPLESVIKNELSKRELTLYEWYSSSQNPLVVRQFVNIFESDPLFNSATAICCEGERMNTSESDLSLLMLGLICLSAITKLGSAKVSCQQFSSMVPDIIGRFMDMLREFVPLSKVYNLTKDIGLQREFLHNFGPRAAVPKLTNDHGLEISFWIDLVQKQLLRALDREKIWSRLTTSESIEVLEKDLAIFGFFIALGRSTQGYLSSNGLTDLDDSLNGIVRYLIGGSVLYYPQLSSISSYQLYVEVVCEELEWLPFYNNDVPSAKTDTEGREEVSKGEVISRVLNVCSYWMTSFIKYSSWLEDPSNVKAAKFLSKGHAMLSDCMNEIDISKNNMSKGRGLPEPEENLDTGTELASFDKSLESVEEALVKLENLLQELHVSSSNSGTEDLKAACSDLEMIRRLKKEAEFLEASFRAKAEYLDVRFHKKRRHLSFSSEVLFSHAKQLSPSVYPPSAVCIIMI, from the exons aTGGCGATCGCCGTGGCGTCGCAGCCGCGCCACCTAcccctcggcgccggcgccgagccgAGGTGCGCCGCCAG GATCAGATCATTAATGGCTCAAAGGGTTTGTGTTTGCAGCACATCGAAGGTTTACACTCTTGAGAAAGTATATGGGTTCAGATTTGTATGCAGAAGCATCGTCGATCTGAAGAGTCAAAAATTTCAGCCCCGCATTTCGAAGAGAAATTGCCACTTGAGGAGCTCAACGCTAGAATGCGACAGGACCATTCACAGTGCTAGATGGTTGGAGTTTCGGAGACAAAAGGGAGTCTTCCAGAGAACTAGAAGGATACTTCACATTATTCCTTTGGCTTCTAATGAGGACGGAAACAGTGTATCTGTTAATGGAGCTCCACAAGTTGGTTCGGCAAGCAGCATGGAGGAAATAAGGCTGAAACTGAATAAAGCATTTCAAACTGAAGATATCAGCAATGGACTTGTCCAGTCAATTCATGATGCTGCAAGGTCTATTGAATTGGCTTTCACAGAGCACAGCAAATCATCTAAGGGCTCTTGGTTTCCAAAGACATGGATGGGTGTCGAcaacaatgcatggataaaatcACTGTCTTACAAG GCTGCTGTAGACTCATTGTTGCAAGCAGTTATTGATGTTTCATCTCGCGGGAATGGCAGAGATAGAGATATTAATGTATTTGTTCAAAGGAG TTTGTCCCGCCTGCTCACCCCCCTCGAGAGTGTTATCAAGAATGAATTGTCGAAGAGGGAACTTACATTGTATGAATGGTATTCATCCAGTCAAAATCCTTTGGTTGTGAGACAATTTGTAAACATTTTTGAAAGTGATCCACTGTTTAACTCTGCAACAGCAAT atgCTGTGAAGGTGAGAGGATGAATACTAGTGAAAGTGACCTTTCTCTGCTTATGCTAGGTTTGATCTGTCTTTCTGCAATCACAAAGCTTGGATCAGCAAAAGTTTCTTGTCAGCAATTCTCTTCAATGGTACCTGATATTATTGGTCGATTCATGGATATGCTTCGTGAGTTTGTCCCTCTAAGTAAAGTGTATAACTTAACGAAAGATATTGGGCTTCAGAGAGAATTTTTGCATAATTTTGGTCCTCGTGCTGCTGTTCCTAAACTTACTAATGATCATGGACTTGAGATATCATTTTGGATTGATCTGGTTCAGAAACAGTTACTTCGTGCTCTTGATCGTGAAAAGATATGGTCAAGACTGACAACAAGTGAAAGTATTGAG GTTCTGGAAAAGGATCTTGCAATATTTGGTTTTTTTATTGCTTTGGGCAGAAGCACACAAGGGTACTTGTCTTCCAATGGTCTTACTGATTTGGATGATTCACTCAATGGTATTGTAAG GTATCTTATTGGTGGGAGTGTATTGTATTATCCACAGTTGTCCTCGATTAGTTCATATCAGCTGTATGTGGAG GTAGTCTGTGAAGAGCTTGAGTGGCTTCCTTTTTACAATAATGATGTTCCAAGTGCAAAAACTGATACTGAAGGTAGAGAAGAAGTGTCTAAAGGAGAAGTAATATCAAGAGTCTTAAATGTATGCTCTTATTGGATGACTAGTTTTATAAAGTACAGCTCATGGCTTGAGGACCCTTCAAATGTGAAGGCAGCAAAATTTCTGTCTAAGGG GCATGCCATGTTGAGCGACTGCATGAATGAGATTGACATATCAAA AAATAATATGTCAAAAGGCCGAGGCTTGCCAGAACCTGAAGAAAACTTGGATACTGGGACAGAGTTAGCTTCCTTTGACAAG TCACTTGAAAGTGTTGAGGAAGCTTTGGTTAAGTTAGAAAATTTGCTTCAAGAATTGCACGTTTCCAGTTCCAACTCTGGTACGGAGGATCTAAAGGCTGCATGCTCTGATCTTGAAATGATAAGGAGACTGAAGAAAGAAGCTGAGTTTCTTGAGGCATCCTTTCGAGCAAAAGCAGAATATCTGGAT GTACGTTTCCATAAAAAAAGAAGACATTTGTCATTCTCATCTGAAGTCCTATTTTCTCATGCCAAGCAGCTGTCACCATCAGTCTATCCTCCCAGTGCTGTTTGCATTATAATGATCTAA
- the LOC120712678 gene encoding uncharacterized protein LOC120712678 isoform X1 produces the protein MAIAVASQPRHLPLGAGAEPRCAARIRSLMAQRVCVCSTSKVYTLEKVYGFRFVCRSIVDLKSQKFQPRISKRNCHLRSSTLECDRTIHSARWLEFRRQKGVFQRTRRILHIIPLASNEDGNSVSVNGAPQVGSASSMEEIRLKLNKAFQTEDISNGLVQSIHDAARSIELAFTEHSKSSKGSWFPKTWMGVDNNAWIKSLSYKAAVDSLLQAVIDVSSRGNGRDRDINVFVQRSLSRLLTPLESVIKNELSKRELTLYEWYSSSQNPLVVRQFVNIFESDPLFNSATAICCEGERMNTSESDLSLLMLGLICLSAITKLGSAKVSCQQFSSMVPDIIGRFMDMLREFVPLSKVYNLTKDIGLQREFLHNFGPRAAVPKLTNDHGLEISFWIDLVQKQLLRALDREKIWSRLTTSESIEVLEKDLAIFGFFIALGRSTQGYLSSNGLTDLDDSLNGIVRYLIGGSVLYYPQLSSISSYQLYVEVVCEELEWLPFYNNDVPSAKTDTEGREEVSKGEVISRVLNVCSYWMTSFIKYSSWLEDPSNVKAAKFLSKGHAMLSDCMNEIDISKNNMSKGRGLPEPEENLDTGTELASFDKSLESVEEALVKLENLLQELHVSSSNSGTEDLKAACSDLEMIRRLKKEAEFLEASFRAKAEYLDADASSCPVSPTSEEGRGNTDSRTNDIAAPQKSGSRVDNKRRPFWDFFGRSSGKKVEPALQDGTVANVEKKDMESNDILRFEQLRRELIELEKRVQKSADDAQKEEEMGVADGTTAPSPVASVPSGEASKKENVITKSVEKVKETTTTVVQGTQLLAIDTGAAMGLLKRALIGDELTQKEKQALQRTLTDLASVVPIGILMLLPVTAVGHAAILAFIQRYVPSMIPSTYAPDRLDLLRQLEKVKEMEVAEGSSEDLLETVGFENRTSEIS, from the exons aTGGCGATCGCCGTGGCGTCGCAGCCGCGCCACCTAcccctcggcgccggcgccgagccgAGGTGCGCCGCCAG GATCAGATCATTAATGGCTCAAAGGGTTTGTGTTTGCAGCACATCGAAGGTTTACACTCTTGAGAAAGTATATGGGTTCAGATTTGTATGCAGAAGCATCGTCGATCTGAAGAGTCAAAAATTTCAGCCCCGCATTTCGAAGAGAAATTGCCACTTGAGGAGCTCAACGCTAGAATGCGACAGGACCATTCACAGTGCTAGATGGTTGGAGTTTCGGAGACAAAAGGGAGTCTTCCAGAGAACTAGAAGGATACTTCACATTATTCCTTTGGCTTCTAATGAGGACGGAAACAGTGTATCTGTTAATGGAGCTCCACAAGTTGGTTCGGCAAGCAGCATGGAGGAAATAAGGCTGAAACTGAATAAAGCATTTCAAACTGAAGATATCAGCAATGGACTTGTCCAGTCAATTCATGATGCTGCAAGGTCTATTGAATTGGCTTTCACAGAGCACAGCAAATCATCTAAGGGCTCTTGGTTTCCAAAGACATGGATGGGTGTCGAcaacaatgcatggataaaatcACTGTCTTACAAG GCTGCTGTAGACTCATTGTTGCAAGCAGTTATTGATGTTTCATCTCGCGGGAATGGCAGAGATAGAGATATTAATGTATTTGTTCAAAGGAG TTTGTCCCGCCTGCTCACCCCCCTCGAGAGTGTTATCAAGAATGAATTGTCGAAGAGGGAACTTACATTGTATGAATGGTATTCATCCAGTCAAAATCCTTTGGTTGTGAGACAATTTGTAAACATTTTTGAAAGTGATCCACTGTTTAACTCTGCAACAGCAAT atgCTGTGAAGGTGAGAGGATGAATACTAGTGAAAGTGACCTTTCTCTGCTTATGCTAGGTTTGATCTGTCTTTCTGCAATCACAAAGCTTGGATCAGCAAAAGTTTCTTGTCAGCAATTCTCTTCAATGGTACCTGATATTATTGGTCGATTCATGGATATGCTTCGTGAGTTTGTCCCTCTAAGTAAAGTGTATAACTTAACGAAAGATATTGGGCTTCAGAGAGAATTTTTGCATAATTTTGGTCCTCGTGCTGCTGTTCCTAAACTTACTAATGATCATGGACTTGAGATATCATTTTGGATTGATCTGGTTCAGAAACAGTTACTTCGTGCTCTTGATCGTGAAAAGATATGGTCAAGACTGACAACAAGTGAAAGTATTGAG GTTCTGGAAAAGGATCTTGCAATATTTGGTTTTTTTATTGCTTTGGGCAGAAGCACACAAGGGTACTTGTCTTCCAATGGTCTTACTGATTTGGATGATTCACTCAATGGTATTGTAAG GTATCTTATTGGTGGGAGTGTATTGTATTATCCACAGTTGTCCTCGATTAGTTCATATCAGCTGTATGTGGAG GTAGTCTGTGAAGAGCTTGAGTGGCTTCCTTTTTACAATAATGATGTTCCAAGTGCAAAAACTGATACTGAAGGTAGAGAAGAAGTGTCTAAAGGAGAAGTAATATCAAGAGTCTTAAATGTATGCTCTTATTGGATGACTAGTTTTATAAAGTACAGCTCATGGCTTGAGGACCCTTCAAATGTGAAGGCAGCAAAATTTCTGTCTAAGGG GCATGCCATGTTGAGCGACTGCATGAATGAGATTGACATATCAAA AAATAATATGTCAAAAGGCCGAGGCTTGCCAGAACCTGAAGAAAACTTGGATACTGGGACAGAGTTAGCTTCCTTTGACAAG TCACTTGAAAGTGTTGAGGAAGCTTTGGTTAAGTTAGAAAATTTGCTTCAAGAATTGCACGTTTCCAGTTCCAACTCTGGTACGGAGGATCTAAAGGCTGCATGCTCTGATCTTGAAATGATAAGGAGACTGAAGAAAGAAGCTGAGTTTCTTGAGGCATCCTTTCGAGCAAAAGCAGAATATCTGGAT GCTGATGCAAGTAGCTGTCCAGTATCTCCTACTTCAGAGGAAGGACGTGGAAACACAGATAGCAGGACCAATGATATCGCAGCACCACAAAAATCAGGAAGCAG GGTGGATAATAAACGCCGTCCATTTTGGGACTTCTTTGGCCGGTCTTCAGGGAAAAAAGTTGAGCCAGCTCTTCAAGAT GGCACTGTTGCCAATGTGGAGAAGAAAGACATGGAGTCAAATGACATACTCCGGTTTGAACAGTTGAGGCGTGAGCTGATTGAGTTAGAAAAGCGAGTGCAGAAGAGTGCAGATGATGCTCAAAAGGAGGAG GAGATGGGTGTTGCAGACGGAACAACTGCGCCGTCACCTGTTGCATCAGTGCCTTCTGGTGAGGCTAGCAAGAAAGAAAATGTTATAACTAAATCAGTGGAGAAGGTCAAGGAGACCACAACG ACTGTGGTGCAAGGGACACAACTCCTAGCAATTGATACAGGAGCTGCTATGGGTTTGCTGAAAAGAGCTCTTATTGGGGATGAACTAACTCAGAAGGAAAAACAGGCTCTTCAAAGAACCCTGACAGATTTGGCATCTGTTGTTCCTATAGGAATACTCATGCTTTTGCCA GTTACCGCAGTCGGTCATGCTGCTATTTTGGCCTTCATCCAGAGATATGTGCCTTCAATG ATCCCATCCACATATGCTCCCGATAGGTTAGATCTCCTCAGGCAGCTCGAAAAGGTGAAGGAAATGGAAGTTGCTGAAGGCAGCAGCGAAGATTTATTGGAGACAGTTGGTTTCGAGAACCGAACGAGTGAAATAAGCTGA
- the LOC120712678 gene encoding uncharacterized protein LOC120712678 isoform X3 — MAIAVASQPRHLPLGAGAEPRCAASTSKVYTLEKVYGFRFVCRSIVDLKSQKFQPRISKRNCHLRSSTLECDRTIHSARWLEFRRQKGVFQRTRRILHIIPLASNEDGNSVSVNGAPQVGSASSMEEIRLKLNKAFQTEDISNGLVQSIHDAARSIELAFTEHSKSSKGSWFPKTWMGVDNNAWIKSLSYKAAVDSLLQAVIDVSSRGNGRDRDINVFVQRSLSRLLTPLESVIKNELSKRELTLYEWYSSSQNPLVVRQFVNIFESDPLFNSATAICCEGERMNTSESDLSLLMLGLICLSAITKLGSAKVSCQQFSSMVPDIIGRFMDMLREFVPLSKVYNLTKDIGLQREFLHNFGPRAAVPKLTNDHGLEISFWIDLVQKQLLRALDREKIWSRLTTSESIEVLEKDLAIFGFFIALGRSTQGYLSSNGLTDLDDSLNGIVRYLIGGSVLYYPQLSSISSYQLYVEVVCEELEWLPFYNNDVPSAKTDTEGREEVSKGEVISRVLNVCSYWMTSFIKYSSWLEDPSNVKAAKFLSKGHAMLSDCMNEIDISKNNMSKGRGLPEPEENLDTGTELASFDKSLESVEEALVKLENLLQELHVSSSNSGTEDLKAACSDLEMIRRLKKEAEFLEASFRAKAEYLDADASSCPVSPTSEEGRGNTDSRTNDIAAPQKSGSRVDNKRRPFWDFFGRSSGKKVEPALQDGTVANVEKKDMESNDILRFEQLRRELIELEKRVQKSADDAQKEEEMGVADGTTAPSPVASVPSGEASKKENVITKSVEKVKETTTTVVQGTQLLAIDTGAAMGLLKRALIGDELTQKEKQALQRTLTDLASVVPIGILMLLPVTAVGHAAILAFIQRYVPSMIPSTYAPDRLDLLRQLEKVKEMEVAEGSSEDLLETVGFENRTSEIS; from the exons aTGGCGATCGCCGTGGCGTCGCAGCCGCGCCACCTAcccctcggcgccggcgccgagccgAGGTGCGCCGCCAG CACATCGAAGGTTTACACTCTTGAGAAAGTATATGGGTTCAGATTTGTATGCAGAAGCATCGTCGATCTGAAGAGTCAAAAATTTCAGCCCCGCATTTCGAAGAGAAATTGCCACTTGAGGAGCTCAACGCTAGAATGCGACAGGACCATTCACAGTGCTAGATGGTTGGAGTTTCGGAGACAAAAGGGAGTCTTCCAGAGAACTAGAAGGATACTTCACATTATTCCTTTGGCTTCTAATGAGGACGGAAACAGTGTATCTGTTAATGGAGCTCCACAAGTTGGTTCGGCAAGCAGCATGGAGGAAATAAGGCTGAAACTGAATAAAGCATTTCAAACTGAAGATATCAGCAATGGACTTGTCCAGTCAATTCATGATGCTGCAAGGTCTATTGAATTGGCTTTCACAGAGCACAGCAAATCATCTAAGGGCTCTTGGTTTCCAAAGACATGGATGGGTGTCGAcaacaatgcatggataaaatcACTGTCTTACAAG GCTGCTGTAGACTCATTGTTGCAAGCAGTTATTGATGTTTCATCTCGCGGGAATGGCAGAGATAGAGATATTAATGTATTTGTTCAAAGGAG TTTGTCCCGCCTGCTCACCCCCCTCGAGAGTGTTATCAAGAATGAATTGTCGAAGAGGGAACTTACATTGTATGAATGGTATTCATCCAGTCAAAATCCTTTGGTTGTGAGACAATTTGTAAACATTTTTGAAAGTGATCCACTGTTTAACTCTGCAACAGCAAT atgCTGTGAAGGTGAGAGGATGAATACTAGTGAAAGTGACCTTTCTCTGCTTATGCTAGGTTTGATCTGTCTTTCTGCAATCACAAAGCTTGGATCAGCAAAAGTTTCTTGTCAGCAATTCTCTTCAATGGTACCTGATATTATTGGTCGATTCATGGATATGCTTCGTGAGTTTGTCCCTCTAAGTAAAGTGTATAACTTAACGAAAGATATTGGGCTTCAGAGAGAATTTTTGCATAATTTTGGTCCTCGTGCTGCTGTTCCTAAACTTACTAATGATCATGGACTTGAGATATCATTTTGGATTGATCTGGTTCAGAAACAGTTACTTCGTGCTCTTGATCGTGAAAAGATATGGTCAAGACTGACAACAAGTGAAAGTATTGAG GTTCTGGAAAAGGATCTTGCAATATTTGGTTTTTTTATTGCTTTGGGCAGAAGCACACAAGGGTACTTGTCTTCCAATGGTCTTACTGATTTGGATGATTCACTCAATGGTATTGTAAG GTATCTTATTGGTGGGAGTGTATTGTATTATCCACAGTTGTCCTCGATTAGTTCATATCAGCTGTATGTGGAG GTAGTCTGTGAAGAGCTTGAGTGGCTTCCTTTTTACAATAATGATGTTCCAAGTGCAAAAACTGATACTGAAGGTAGAGAAGAAGTGTCTAAAGGAGAAGTAATATCAAGAGTCTTAAATGTATGCTCTTATTGGATGACTAGTTTTATAAAGTACAGCTCATGGCTTGAGGACCCTTCAAATGTGAAGGCAGCAAAATTTCTGTCTAAGGG GCATGCCATGTTGAGCGACTGCATGAATGAGATTGACATATCAAA AAATAATATGTCAAAAGGCCGAGGCTTGCCAGAACCTGAAGAAAACTTGGATACTGGGACAGAGTTAGCTTCCTTTGACAAG TCACTTGAAAGTGTTGAGGAAGCTTTGGTTAAGTTAGAAAATTTGCTTCAAGAATTGCACGTTTCCAGTTCCAACTCTGGTACGGAGGATCTAAAGGCTGCATGCTCTGATCTTGAAATGATAAGGAGACTGAAGAAAGAAGCTGAGTTTCTTGAGGCATCCTTTCGAGCAAAAGCAGAATATCTGGAT GCTGATGCAAGTAGCTGTCCAGTATCTCCTACTTCAGAGGAAGGACGTGGAAACACAGATAGCAGGACCAATGATATCGCAGCACCACAAAAATCAGGAAGCAG GGTGGATAATAAACGCCGTCCATTTTGGGACTTCTTTGGCCGGTCTTCAGGGAAAAAAGTTGAGCCAGCTCTTCAAGAT GGCACTGTTGCCAATGTGGAGAAGAAAGACATGGAGTCAAATGACATACTCCGGTTTGAACAGTTGAGGCGTGAGCTGATTGAGTTAGAAAAGCGAGTGCAGAAGAGTGCAGATGATGCTCAAAAGGAGGAG GAGATGGGTGTTGCAGACGGAACAACTGCGCCGTCACCTGTTGCATCAGTGCCTTCTGGTGAGGCTAGCAAGAAAGAAAATGTTATAACTAAATCAGTGGAGAAGGTCAAGGAGACCACAACG ACTGTGGTGCAAGGGACACAACTCCTAGCAATTGATACAGGAGCTGCTATGGGTTTGCTGAAAAGAGCTCTTATTGGGGATGAACTAACTCAGAAGGAAAAACAGGCTCTTCAAAGAACCCTGACAGATTTGGCATCTGTTGTTCCTATAGGAATACTCATGCTTTTGCCA GTTACCGCAGTCGGTCATGCTGCTATTTTGGCCTTCATCCAGAGATATGTGCCTTCAATG ATCCCATCCACATATGCTCCCGATAGGTTAGATCTCCTCAGGCAGCTCGAAAAGGTGAAGGAAATGGAAGTTGCTGAAGGCAGCAGCGAAGATTTATTGGAGACAGTTGGTTTCGAGAACCGAACGAGTGAAATAAGCTGA
- the LOC120712678 gene encoding uncharacterized protein LOC120712678 isoform X2, whose amino-acid sequence MAIAVASQPRHLPLGAGAEPRCAARSLMAQRVCVCSTSKVYTLEKVYGFRFVCRSIVDLKSQKFQPRISKRNCHLRSSTLECDRTIHSARWLEFRRQKGVFQRTRRILHIIPLASNEDGNSVSVNGAPQVGSASSMEEIRLKLNKAFQTEDISNGLVQSIHDAARSIELAFTEHSKSSKGSWFPKTWMGVDNNAWIKSLSYKAAVDSLLQAVIDVSSRGNGRDRDINVFVQRSLSRLLTPLESVIKNELSKRELTLYEWYSSSQNPLVVRQFVNIFESDPLFNSATAICCEGERMNTSESDLSLLMLGLICLSAITKLGSAKVSCQQFSSMVPDIIGRFMDMLREFVPLSKVYNLTKDIGLQREFLHNFGPRAAVPKLTNDHGLEISFWIDLVQKQLLRALDREKIWSRLTTSESIEVLEKDLAIFGFFIALGRSTQGYLSSNGLTDLDDSLNGIVRYLIGGSVLYYPQLSSISSYQLYVEVVCEELEWLPFYNNDVPSAKTDTEGREEVSKGEVISRVLNVCSYWMTSFIKYSSWLEDPSNVKAAKFLSKGHAMLSDCMNEIDISKNNMSKGRGLPEPEENLDTGTELASFDKSLESVEEALVKLENLLQELHVSSSNSGTEDLKAACSDLEMIRRLKKEAEFLEASFRAKAEYLDADASSCPVSPTSEEGRGNTDSRTNDIAAPQKSGSRVDNKRRPFWDFFGRSSGKKVEPALQDGTVANVEKKDMESNDILRFEQLRRELIELEKRVQKSADDAQKEEEMGVADGTTAPSPVASVPSGEASKKENVITKSVEKVKETTTTVVQGTQLLAIDTGAAMGLLKRALIGDELTQKEKQALQRTLTDLASVVPIGILMLLPVTAVGHAAILAFIQRYVPSMIPSTYAPDRLDLLRQLEKVKEMEVAEGSSEDLLETVGFENRTSEIS is encoded by the exons aTGGCGATCGCCGTGGCGTCGCAGCCGCGCCACCTAcccctcggcgccggcgccgagccgAGGTGCGCCGCCAG ATCATTAATGGCTCAAAGGGTTTGTGTTTGCAGCACATCGAAGGTTTACACTCTTGAGAAAGTATATGGGTTCAGATTTGTATGCAGAAGCATCGTCGATCTGAAGAGTCAAAAATTTCAGCCCCGCATTTCGAAGAGAAATTGCCACTTGAGGAGCTCAACGCTAGAATGCGACAGGACCATTCACAGTGCTAGATGGTTGGAGTTTCGGAGACAAAAGGGAGTCTTCCAGAGAACTAGAAGGATACTTCACATTATTCCTTTGGCTTCTAATGAGGACGGAAACAGTGTATCTGTTAATGGAGCTCCACAAGTTGGTTCGGCAAGCAGCATGGAGGAAATAAGGCTGAAACTGAATAAAGCATTTCAAACTGAAGATATCAGCAATGGACTTGTCCAGTCAATTCATGATGCTGCAAGGTCTATTGAATTGGCTTTCACAGAGCACAGCAAATCATCTAAGGGCTCTTGGTTTCCAAAGACATGGATGGGTGTCGAcaacaatgcatggataaaatcACTGTCTTACAAG GCTGCTGTAGACTCATTGTTGCAAGCAGTTATTGATGTTTCATCTCGCGGGAATGGCAGAGATAGAGATATTAATGTATTTGTTCAAAGGAG TTTGTCCCGCCTGCTCACCCCCCTCGAGAGTGTTATCAAGAATGAATTGTCGAAGAGGGAACTTACATTGTATGAATGGTATTCATCCAGTCAAAATCCTTTGGTTGTGAGACAATTTGTAAACATTTTTGAAAGTGATCCACTGTTTAACTCTGCAACAGCAAT atgCTGTGAAGGTGAGAGGATGAATACTAGTGAAAGTGACCTTTCTCTGCTTATGCTAGGTTTGATCTGTCTTTCTGCAATCACAAAGCTTGGATCAGCAAAAGTTTCTTGTCAGCAATTCTCTTCAATGGTACCTGATATTATTGGTCGATTCATGGATATGCTTCGTGAGTTTGTCCCTCTAAGTAAAGTGTATAACTTAACGAAAGATATTGGGCTTCAGAGAGAATTTTTGCATAATTTTGGTCCTCGTGCTGCTGTTCCTAAACTTACTAATGATCATGGACTTGAGATATCATTTTGGATTGATCTGGTTCAGAAACAGTTACTTCGTGCTCTTGATCGTGAAAAGATATGGTCAAGACTGACAACAAGTGAAAGTATTGAG GTTCTGGAAAAGGATCTTGCAATATTTGGTTTTTTTATTGCTTTGGGCAGAAGCACACAAGGGTACTTGTCTTCCAATGGTCTTACTGATTTGGATGATTCACTCAATGGTATTGTAAG GTATCTTATTGGTGGGAGTGTATTGTATTATCCACAGTTGTCCTCGATTAGTTCATATCAGCTGTATGTGGAG GTAGTCTGTGAAGAGCTTGAGTGGCTTCCTTTTTACAATAATGATGTTCCAAGTGCAAAAACTGATACTGAAGGTAGAGAAGAAGTGTCTAAAGGAGAAGTAATATCAAGAGTCTTAAATGTATGCTCTTATTGGATGACTAGTTTTATAAAGTACAGCTCATGGCTTGAGGACCCTTCAAATGTGAAGGCAGCAAAATTTCTGTCTAAGGG GCATGCCATGTTGAGCGACTGCATGAATGAGATTGACATATCAAA AAATAATATGTCAAAAGGCCGAGGCTTGCCAGAACCTGAAGAAAACTTGGATACTGGGACAGAGTTAGCTTCCTTTGACAAG TCACTTGAAAGTGTTGAGGAAGCTTTGGTTAAGTTAGAAAATTTGCTTCAAGAATTGCACGTTTCCAGTTCCAACTCTGGTACGGAGGATCTAAAGGCTGCATGCTCTGATCTTGAAATGATAAGGAGACTGAAGAAAGAAGCTGAGTTTCTTGAGGCATCCTTTCGAGCAAAAGCAGAATATCTGGAT GCTGATGCAAGTAGCTGTCCAGTATCTCCTACTTCAGAGGAAGGACGTGGAAACACAGATAGCAGGACCAATGATATCGCAGCACCACAAAAATCAGGAAGCAG GGTGGATAATAAACGCCGTCCATTTTGGGACTTCTTTGGCCGGTCTTCAGGGAAAAAAGTTGAGCCAGCTCTTCAAGAT GGCACTGTTGCCAATGTGGAGAAGAAAGACATGGAGTCAAATGACATACTCCGGTTTGAACAGTTGAGGCGTGAGCTGATTGAGTTAGAAAAGCGAGTGCAGAAGAGTGCAGATGATGCTCAAAAGGAGGAG GAGATGGGTGTTGCAGACGGAACAACTGCGCCGTCACCTGTTGCATCAGTGCCTTCTGGTGAGGCTAGCAAGAAAGAAAATGTTATAACTAAATCAGTGGAGAAGGTCAAGGAGACCACAACG ACTGTGGTGCAAGGGACACAACTCCTAGCAATTGATACAGGAGCTGCTATGGGTTTGCTGAAAAGAGCTCTTATTGGGGATGAACTAACTCAGAAGGAAAAACAGGCTCTTCAAAGAACCCTGACAGATTTGGCATCTGTTGTTCCTATAGGAATACTCATGCTTTTGCCA GTTACCGCAGTCGGTCATGCTGCTATTTTGGCCTTCATCCAGAGATATGTGCCTTCAATG ATCCCATCCACATATGCTCCCGATAGGTTAGATCTCCTCAGGCAGCTCGAAAAGGTGAAGGAAATGGAAGTTGCTGAAGGCAGCAGCGAAGATTTATTGGAGACAGTTGGTTTCGAGAACCGAACGAGTGAAATAAGCTGA